CACCGACGACCACCATGTCATTGCCGCGGCAACCACGGAAAGATACGGGGTCTTCGACGGTTTCGAGGCCGTCGATATGGGTGAAACGAACGCCGTTGACGACCACGACATCAAAGGTCTCGGGGAAAGAGACAAAGGATAGCTGGTCGTTCGGCTTCGGACGCTAACTCGGCATCTTCCGCTTTCGGTCGCTACATTTCCGCCAAAGCCGGAATTTTATACCCGCCCTGAAAAGGTTGCACCGTGAGCGACGACCGAGACGCGCCGGAATCCTCGCAGAGCGACCAGTCACGCCGCCAAACTGTCGGCCTCGTCGCCGGCGTCTTCGTCCTCTCGACCGCGGCGGGGGCCTACGAAATCGCGCCCGCCAGCGTCCTGCCACTCGTCAGGGACTCCCTCGGCGTCAGCGGAACGGCGGCGAGTTGGCTCGTGAGCGTGATGTACCTCACCGCGGTCATCGCCAGCGTCCCGGTCGGGATGGTCCTCGACCGGGTGCGCGTCCGGCGGGCGGTCGCCGTGGCGGCAGGCGCGCTCCTCGTTGCCGGGGCGTGGGGCTGGTTCGCCGCGACCGCCGGGGCCTACTGGTGGCTGTTCGCATCCCGAATTCTGGGCGGGTTCTCCTACGTCGTGGTCTGGAACGCCGGCGCGAACCTCGTCGGGCAGGCGGTCGAACCGGACGTGAGAGCCACCGCTGTCGGCGTGTTCACGGCGAGCGCGCCGGTCGGATTCGCGCTGGGGCAGTTCGGGAGTCCGCTCGTGGCCGACTCGCTTGGGTGGCCCGCCACGCTCCCGACGTTCGCGGCCATCGCAGTGGTCGGCGTAGTCGTGTTCCTCGCCTCGACTCGGGGCCGAGGACTCGCCGTCGAAACCGACGCGCCGGACCGCTCGGAGGTCCGGGAGTTGTTCGCCAATCGGTCTGCGTGGACCCTCTACGTCCTGTGTTTTCTGGCGTTCTCGCTCTACCTGTTTCTCAACAGTTGGCTCCCGAGCTATCTGACCAAGCAGTTGGGCGTCTCGCTGGCACTGAGCGGCCTGCTGACCGCCCTGTTTCCCGCGGTCGGGGTGGTCTCGCGGACCAGCGGCGGACTCCTCTCGGACCGACTGTTCGGCGGCGAGCGCAGGCCGGTGGCTCTGCTGTCGTTCGTCCTCGCCGCGCCCGCCGTGGTCGGGTTCGTCTTCGTGACGCAGGTCAGCGTGGTCGTCGCGCTCCTGCTGGTCGCCGGGTTCGCGGTCCAACTCGCCATCGGTCTGCTGTACACCTACATCGTGGAGGTCGTCGCGCCCGCGGTCCGGACCACCGCGGTGTCGATGCTGACCAGCGTGGGCCTTCTTGGGGCCTTCCTCGCGCCCATCGTCGGCGGCGAAATCATCGGTCGAGCGGGGTACCGCCCGGCCTTCCTGCTGGCCGGCGGCGTCGCGGTGGCGGGAATCGCGCTGGCGTGGTACGCGCCGGAAGGCAGAGAGCAATGAAGACGTGTTTTAGAGATAACCGTATCTTTCCGAGAGCGGACGCGCTTGACTCACCGCCGAGGACGTGAGCCGGGCGGCAAGCCGGTCGTCGGAAAGTACTTTGCCCCTGCGAGACGAGTGCTAGACTTAGAGGGTGGGAGATAATGCCAGACAAACCGCACCAGAATTTGGCCATCATCGGCCACGTAGACCACGGCAAATCGACGCTCGTCGGACGACTGCTGTTCGAGACCGGAAGCGTGCCGGAACACGTCATCGACCAGTACAGGGACGAGGCCGAGGAGAAAGGCAAAGGCGGCTTTGAGTTCGCTTACGTGATGGACAACCTCGCCGAGGAGCGCGAGCGCGGCGTCACCATCGACATCGCCCATCAGGAGTTCGAGACCGACACCTACTACTTCACCATCGTGGACACGCCGGGCCACCGCGACTTCGTGAAGAACATGATTACGGGGGCCAGTCAGGCCGACAACGCGGTCCTCGTGGTGGGCGCTGACGACGGTGTTGCACCCCAGACGCAGGAACACGTCTTCCTCGCCAGAACGCTGGGTATCAACGAACTCATCGTGGCGGTCAACAAGATGGATGCGGTCGAGTACGACGAGACTCGCTACAAGGAGGTCGTCTCGGAGGTCAGGGACCTGCTCGACCAAGTGCAGTTCGACACCGAGGACGCGAGTTTCATCCCAATCTCGGCGCTCGAAGGCGACAACGTGGTCGAGCGGAGCGACAACATGCCGTGGTACGACGGCAAACTCGTGCTGGAGGCACTCAACAACCTCGAAGAACCCGAACCGCCGACCGACGCGCCGCTCCGCCTGCCGATTCAGGACGTGTACACGATTTCGGGCATCGGGACCGTG
This genomic window from Halorussus lipolyticus contains:
- the tuf gene encoding translation elongation factor EF-1 subunit alpha, which gives rise to MPDKPHQNLAIIGHVDHGKSTLVGRLLFETGSVPEHVIDQYRDEAEEKGKGGFEFAYVMDNLAEERERGVTIDIAHQEFETDTYYFTIVDTPGHRDFVKNMITGASQADNAVLVVGADDGVAPQTQEHVFLARTLGINELIVAVNKMDAVEYDETRYKEVVSEVRDLLDQVQFDTEDASFIPISALEGDNVVERSDNMPWYDGKLVLEALNNLEEPEPPTDAPLRLPIQDVYTISGIGTVPVGRVETGVLNTGDSVSFQPSDVGGEVKTIEMHHEEVPRAEPGDNVGFNVRGVGKDDIHRGDVCGPADDPPSVAETFTAQIVVMQHPSVITAGYTPVFHAHTAQVACTLESIDQKIDASSGEVEEENPDFIQSGDAAVITVRPQKPLSLEPSSEIPELGSFAIRDMGQTIAAGRVLEVSER
- a CDS encoding MFS transporter is translated as MSDDRDAPESSQSDQSRRQTVGLVAGVFVLSTAAGAYEIAPASVLPLVRDSLGVSGTAASWLVSVMYLTAVIASVPVGMVLDRVRVRRAVAVAAGALLVAGAWGWFAATAGAYWWLFASRILGGFSYVVVWNAGANLVGQAVEPDVRATAVGVFTASAPVGFALGQFGSPLVADSLGWPATLPTFAAIAVVGVVVFLASTRGRGLAVETDAPDRSEVRELFANRSAWTLYVLCFLAFSLYLFLNSWLPSYLTKQLGVSLALSGLLTALFPAVGVVSRTSGGLLSDRLFGGERRPVALLSFVLAAPAVVGFVFVTQVSVVVALLLVAGFAVQLAIGLLYTYIVEVVAPAVRTTAVSMLTSVGLLGAFLAPIVGGEIIGRAGYRPAFLLAGGVAVAGIALAWYAPEGREQ